GATATTGACAACCACCGTGAGCGCGGTCCGGCCAGCGGCGAGGTCCCGGGGGCGGGCCACGGCGGTGAACAGGGGGCCTGATTCCCCGGCTTTCAAGGCAATCTCCTTGGGAAGTTCGGCCCGGACGGTGACCGTGGGGGGCCGCGCTTTGTATTTCCGGTCATTGCCCAGTGAGATCGGGACCTGGAACTGCCGGACCACCAGGGCCGCCCGGATATCGAGTTGCACGGTGACCACCGGTTCGCCGAGCAACTCGGCCAGGACCGGGGTAAGGACCAGGGAGACCTGCTGTGAGGACGGTTCCCTGAGCCCGTTGAGATCAATGGCCTGGGTCTTGAGGAACTCTTCCTTGCCCAGCGCATTCTCCGGCCCGGATACCGAGATATGGTCCGGGTCCAGGGTCACTGAGAGCAGTTCAAAACCCGGGGCCGGCTTGCCGGTCAGTTGCGGCTTGATCGTTAGTTTCTTCTGGACCAGCCGGTCCAGGCGCAGGGTAATGGTGCGTGGTTGAATCCGCAGAACGCTGATCCCCCAGGGGAGGTCGATGGAGTCGGGCTCGTTCTCAATGACCACCGTGCCCGGCTTGGCCTTGGACAGATCAATGGAGCGGGTGGTGTGCTGGGAGGCAATGGAGCGGATCAGACTGCGCTGGCCGCTCACCGCAACATCAAGCTGTCGTTTGAACTGGTTGGCGATTACCAGGTCCCGGGGCAGGTTGACGATCTCCACCGGTATGGATACGGTCATGTCCACCTTGTCTTCACCCACCACAAAATACCAGAGCGACAGGGCAAAGAAAAAAGAAAGGAGCTTGAGAACCCAGTTCCGGGGCCGGGGAATGGTGCTCAGGTAGCCGATGATTTGTTGAACCAGCTTTGCCATATCTGTTGCGTTGTCTCGTTGGGCATGAAGATGTTTGTCAGCTTGTTTCTCAGCGCTTCCTCGTTGGGCATGGTCTCGATTTCGCCTTCTTTTACCAGGGAGATCTCCTGGGTTTCCTCGGAGACCACCACCACCACCGCATCGGTCTCCTCGGACAGGCCGATGGCGGCCCGGTGTCTGGTGCCGTACCGTTTGTTGATGTAAGGGTTCTTGCTCAACGGCAGGAGACAGCCGGCGGTCTGGATCCGGCCCTCGGCAATCACCACCCCGCCGTCATGCAGGGGTGAGGAGGGCAGGAACAGGCTGACCAGCAGTTCCCGGCTCAACACCGCATCCACCCGGTGGCCTGAGTCGATATAGTCCCTGAGACCGGTGTCCCGCTCAATGACGATCAGGGCACCGAGCCGCCGGTCGGCCAGGTAGTGGGCCGCCGAGGCGATGATCGCCAGGTGGTCGGACGCCTCGTCCGAGATCTTGTAAAAGGGGGTCTTGCCCACCTGGGTCAGGGCCCGGCGGATGTCATGCTGGAACACGATGATGATGATCAGGAACAGTGAACTCAGCAGGGTGCGAAGCAGCCAGTAGAGGCTGAGCAACTCCAACTCCCGGGCCACGAAATAGACAAAGATCAACACCGCGATGCCGACGAGCATCTGCACCGCCCGGGTACCCTTGATGATCAGGATGGTCCGGTAGATGATGAACGACATCAGCAGGATATCAACCACATCCTGCCAGCGAAAGTATTGGAACACGTCGAGCATTTCGCGGTATTCAAGGAAAAGGGGTTTGGTTCTGGTGTCGCTCTGCGAAGAAAAGAGCGTTTTCCGCCCACTCTCTTTATAATATAAACAACTTATTCATGGAGAGGACAAGAGGTATTTTGTAATGGTGACTACTTTTTTCGCAACCGCCGGGCCAGGTTTCAAGGTCCATGGTTAGTGCCCATCCGGAAATGGCCCTTTTGCCCAATCTCGGCGTCATGCTCAAAAAATAATCCTCGTAATATCATTTATATGACTCCGGTTATTTTTTTCGCGATCCTTGATCTTGAACGAAATTGCTCATTTCTGGACGGACACTGGTTAACAGTGGACAACCCTGCCGGGTCAGGGAATTATCAGGATCGACTCCTCCGGTTGACCCGGCCGCGGAAATGCAATAAGGGAAGTGGTATTGATTTCGATATAACCAGGAGAAACCACGGAAAAAAACATGGACCCCCGCCAACAGCAAGACCCCTTTGATATCATTACCATTACCCCTGCCGACCCTCCACCCCCGGCTGAAAGCGGAAAGCCCCCGGTCCGGCAGAGGGGGGTGTTGTCCGGCCGGGTCCGGGTATTGGCCCTTCTGCTGGCTGTTGGCGCGGCCATCTATCTACTGGCCGGCTATTTCCTGGTGCCTTACCTCTGCCGGACCTGGCTGGTGGACCGGCTTGGTCAACAATGGGGCTGGAGTGTCACCGTGGCCAGGGCTGGTTTCAATCCCCTTGATTTGACCCTCCGGCTGGAACAGGGACGGGTCGGCCCGGCGGCCGGCGATGCCCGGGGGAAGGGCGAGCCGTTGTTTACTTTTGCCCGGCTGGAGCTGGATTTCGAATTGGCCTCCCTGTGGAAACGCGGGCCGGTGGTCAGGGAACTGCTGTTGGACCGCCCCTGCCTGAGGCTGGGGGCTGATCATTCGTTCCGGTTCCTGTCCGCGACCCTGAAAAAAAACCTGGTCAAGCTGCTGCTGGGCCGCGGTGGTGACAGCGCCGGGAAGTTTTCCCTGAACAATATCATCGTGCACAACGGTTCTGTCCGGTACCATGATCCGCTCACCTCCAGGGCCCATACCCTGGAGGTGAGCGATCTGGTCCTGCCCGCTGTCTCTTCCATTGACTACCGGGTTGCCGAGCGCCTGCCCTTCCGGTTCAACGGCAAGATCGACGGCAGCCCGGTGGAGCTTGCCGGCCGGACCGCGGCCAACGGCGTATTGGAGCGCCGGCTGCGGTTGACTGCCGAGGATCTCCATCTGCCGGACTATCTTGAGGACCTCTGGCCCGGAGTCCTGCCGAACCTGGTCCAGGGCCGGGCCGACTGTGATCTGGATCTGCGCTTTTCCTTTGCCGGGGACAACGGGCTGCAGCTCGCGGTCACGGGTTCGATGGAGTTTCGCGGGTTAATGTTTCAGGATGATCAGGGCCGGGAGGCGGGCCGGATCAACAGGGGGTCCATGACAATCACGGCCGCGCCGTTGCGCGGCCGTTATCGGATCGAACGACTGGCCCTTGCCGGCCCGGAACTGCGTGTTACTCGGCAAAAGGACGGCACAATCACGGTTGGCGGGATTATTGTCAACAAGGGCGAAGAATCAACCACCCGGGTTCTCTTGGAACAGGCCTTGGTGGAGGACGGCCGGCTTCTTTTTAAAGACCAGGCGGTTGCCAACGGTTTTGCCGACACCTGGGACAGGATCAGCCTCCGGCTCGAGTCCTCCGGAACCGGCGCGGACCGGGCAGTCTCTGTTGCCGGCAGTGCGAGGAACAGTACCAGTGCCCGGTTGTCCCTGACCGGCAAGCTGACTCCCGCTCCAGGGGGCGCGGATCTCGGGTTTGTTGTCCAGGATCTGGACCTGAGTTCCCTGCAGCCCTACTGGGCCGCCATTCTCTTTGCCGGCAACCGGGAACTGCGGGTGAGCAGGGGCCGGGCCCGGGTGAGCGGACAGCTGGTTTTGGGTTCCGATAAAGGCGGGCAGTCTGTCGAAGCACCACTGCGACCGGCGTTTAAGGAGATAACCGCAACCCTGGCCGACCTGGTGGTGAGCCGCGGCCGGACCGAGGTGTTGCGGGTGCCGGACCTGGTGGTGAGCGGGGCGGAGATTGATCCCGCCGGGCAGCGGGTCAGTCTGGGCACGGTGCGCGGCCGCGGCGGCATGCTTTTTTTGAAACGCGACCCCAGGGGGCAATGGCCGGGCAGCGGGTTCTGGAAAAAAAGGGCTGACCAGGGACCCTCCAGGGAGCCGGCATGGCATGTTTCTGTAAACCACCTTGCCATGGATCAGGCCGAACTCCGGGTGGAGATGGTGACCGGGTCGGTTGTCAGCGCTGATGAGATATCCCTTGAATATTCCATGGATCCCGGCGCAAGCGGCCGGGGGAGCAAGAAAAACGGCCAACTGCATGGCTCCGCCCGGGTGGCTGGCAACGGTTGGCTGCGGTTTTCCGGTCCGCTCCGTACGGACCCCTTTACAGCCGAGCTTGTCTGCAACCTGGAGGCGGCGGAACTGGCCCTGCTTAAGCCGTTGCTCGCGCCCTGGTTTCAAGCCGAGTTCCAGGCCGGCGTTCTGCGGGCATCGGGCACGGTCCGTTTTCCGGAGATGGTTTTCAGCGGCAGCGCCGGTATCCGCGGAATGAAAGCCGCGGCCGGGTTCGGCGATGGGGAACGCCGGCAGGAGATGCTGCGCTGGCAGGATGGTGTTGCCGAGGGGGTAGAGGCAGGCCTTGACCCTGCATTCCTGCGGATTAACAGGATAACGGTGGACCGGCCCTGGCTTGCCTGGATCAGGACCGGGCCGGGCCGGTCAAGCCTGACCGGTTTTTTTGTAAAGAAGGCTGGTCCCTTTTTGTGGAAAACCGCTTCCCCCGGCCTTCGTATCGATGATATCCGGCTGGAGCAGGGTTCCCTTGTTTATGACGACCGGACCATGGACCCGGAGCTGAACCTGACCATCAGCGACCTGCACGGCGGGATCACCGGGTTGGAAAGCCGGCCCGATAACCGGGCCCGGTTCTCCTTGCAGGCACTGGTGGCGGACCAGGCCCCACTCTTCATGGACGGGACTGTCGGGTTTTTCGATCAATCTCCGGCCCTGTCCAGCCTGGTCCGGCTGGATGATCTCGACCTGGTCCCGTTTGCCGCCAACCTGGCGGCCCGCCTGGGGTGGGAGGTGCGCCAGGGACGGCTGGCCATGGATACCAGGTACCGCCTGGCCTCGGGCCGGGTCAAGGCGGATAACTCGTTGCGGATCCGTGGATTCGAGCTTGGCAAACAACTACCCGGCGGCGACCCCGGCCTGCCCCTTACCGTGGCCCTGCTTACCGACCGGGAGGGCGTGATCAGGCTTGATCTGCCCGTGGCCGGGGCGGTGCACGACCCGGATATATCGTTGCGGAAAAGTCTGGCCCGAATGGTGCGCAACCTGGTGGTCAAGACCGTGGTCTCGCCCTTTACCCTGGTGCGGGAGATCTTTGATAACGGCCAGCCGGTTGAGCAGGTATTCTTTGCTTTTGGTTCGAGCCGGCTCAGCGGTCCGGCCCGGCGGGGGTTGCGGGACCTTGCCCGGCTGCTCGGTCAACGGCCCCGGCTGAACATCGGTATCCGGGGCCTTGCCGACCAACGCGGGGACCGGGAGGCGATTCTGGCGCTGCGTGAGCGCGAGGCGGCCCGGCAACGGCTGGAGGCCGAGTTGCGGATATCCGAGGCCATCACCAGAAAATACGGCCAGGAGGAGATCGGTCCGCCCGGTCCCATTGCCTTGCAACCGGAGCGGGAAAAGACCGCGCCCACGGTGACGGACAGGGAGTTGAAGGAACTGGCCCGGCAACGCGGTCTTGCGGCTGGCCGCTATCTGCGCGAGGAACTCGGGGTGAGCGCGGACCGGCTCCTGGAACTGGCCCCGGAGCTGGTGCCTGATACTGCTGCCGGCCGACCCGGCAACCGGGTCTGTTTTGTGCCTGACAGGTGACCCCTGCCCCCTGTTATCTGTTTCCTGTTTCCTGTCCCCTGTCTTCCCACAGGGCGTCCATCAGCCCGGAGTCCCTGGTGATGGGCGAGGCGATGGTCGCCCTGAGCACCTCTTCCGTGGCCCACAGTTCAATCGCGTTCTTTGCCCGGGTCAGGGCGGTATAAAGGAGTTCCCGGGTGAGTACCGGCGACATGGCCGGGGGCAGGATCAGCAGGATCCGGTCGAATTCCGAACCCTGACTCTTATGGACCGTGATCGCATGGACGGTCTCATGGGAGGGCAGATGACCGGGCGACAGGGTGCGGATCGTGCCGTCCGGGTTCTGGAAAAAGGCCCGCAGCCGGTCGCGGTTCCCGGGGTCTGGAAGCAGGATCCCGGTGTCGCCGTTGAACAGGCCGGTTCTATAGTCGTTTCTGGTGATCATCAGCGGCTGGCCGCAATAATGCGGCCCGGCCGGGCTGCTGTTGCCGGAATCGTCCGGCCGGGGAATGAGTCCGGCCCGGGCAAGGTGTTTTTCAACCAGGGCGTTGATTGCCAGGACCCCGTATGGACCGTGCCGCAGGGCGCAGAGGATCCGGAACCGGCCCAGCGCGGCAAAGGCCTCTTCCGGCGAGTCGCAGCGGAGAAAATCCAGCCCTTGCCGGTCCAGCCGCCGGCCCAGTTCCCTGCCCATCTCGCTTGCATCCGGGACCGGCTGCCAGCTGATGTCCGCCAGGTCGTGTTGTTGCAGGGCCTTGATAAGGCCATCGGCATCGTTGTGACGGACAGCGCTGCTTACCCGGCGGATGCCGCTTTTTTCCCGGAAGCGGAAGCTCTTCCGCAGCTCGACCATGGTGTCTGCCAGGGGGCCGACCACCTGATCCTGCCGGTTTTCAGGCAGCCGGTTGCTGGTCAGGGCGGTGACCAGGTCGCGGAACCCGGTGCTGAACGACCCGAGCGCGGCCGGGTGGCAGATATCGCCCAGGATGGAGCCGGGCTCCACCGAGGAGAGCTGGTCGCGGTCGCCCAGGAGAATCAACCGGCCCTTGGCAGGCAGGGCCCGGACCAGCCTGGCCATCAAGGGCAGGTCCACCATCGAGGCCTCGTCCACCACCACCAGATCGGCGGACAGGGTGTCGCCTTTGGAGCGATATATGCCGTGCCTGGAGGCGAGCAGCCGGTGGATGGTCATTGCCCGGTCCGGTATGGCGGCAATGATCTCCGGATCATTGCCCATGGCGGCCCGGGCCCGGGTGATCGCCTCCTGCAGCCGGGCCGCGGCCTTGCCAGTGGGCGCGGCCAGGAGAATTTTTGGCAATGATGGCAGACTCTGCTGGCAGATAAGGGCCAGGATCCGGGCCACGGTGGAGGTCTTGCCGGTTCCCGGACCGCCGGTGACCACGGCAAAGGGGCAGGTCACCGCAACAATGGCGGCGATTTTCCGCCAGTCGATTCCGGCCGGGGAGGAAGATTCCGGGAAGAGCCGGGCCAGGTCCCGGGCGAGTTTGTCAAGATCGACCGGGAGACGGTCCCGGCTGCGGGCGAGGATCCAGTCGGCCACGGTTTTTTCGTATTCCCAGAACCGGTGGAGATAAAGCCGGTCCTGGGGAGAGAGGATCAGCGGGGTCTGTTCACCGGGCCGGCCCACCACTCCGCTGTGCAGGAGCTGTTCCCGCCAGGAGGACAGTTCCGGACAGCGGATCGTGGCCGGCGATTGTTGATCATCAGCCCCGGTGATTGACGGGGAGAGCGGCCGGCCGGCCGCAGCGGCCAGGTCGAGACAGATGTGGCCGGCCGCGGTCCGGATGCTGACCAGGGCCGCGGCCAGCTCAAGTTCCGGCCCTGGTTTTGTGGCCAACCGGTTGATAAACCCGGCAAAATGTCCGGCAAGACCGCTGTGGAAATGGCCTGGATCAAGTTGCGCGCCGGGGTGTGATCGGGATCGGCTCATTGTTGCTCCCCCTGCTCCGGGACCAGGGCCGCGGCCAGCCGGCTGATCAACTCCTCCCTTGGCCGGTCCTGGAATATTCCGTAGTCAGCCCCATGGTCAGGATCGATTCCCCGGAGGAAGAGATAAAAAACATCTCCGAAATGGCGGGCAAAGCTATAGCCGGGAAGCCGGGCGTTAAGATACTGGTGCAGGGCCACCCCGTAGAGATGATACTGCAGGGTGTAG
This genomic stretch from Desulfobacterales bacterium harbors:
- the cdaA gene encoding diadenylate cyclase CdaA — its product is MLDVFQYFRWQDVVDILLMSFIIYRTILIIKGTRAVQMLVGIAVLIFVYFVARELELLSLYWLLRTLLSSLFLIIIIVFQHDIRRALTQVGKTPFYKISDEASDHLAIIASAAHYLADRRLGALIVIERDTGLRDYIDSGHRVDAVLSRELLVSLFLPSSPLHDGGVVIAEGRIQTAGCLLPLSKNPYINKRYGTRHRAAIGLSEETDAVVVVVSEETQEISLVKEGEIETMPNEEALRNKLTNIFMPNETTQQIWQSWFNKSSAT
- a CDS encoding DUF748 domain-containing protein, whose amino-acid sequence is MDPRQQQDPFDIITITPADPPPPAESGKPPVRQRGVLSGRVRVLALLLAVGAAIYLLAGYFLVPYLCRTWLVDRLGQQWGWSVTVARAGFNPLDLTLRLEQGRVGPAAGDARGKGEPLFTFARLELDFELASLWKRGPVVRELLLDRPCLRLGADHSFRFLSATLKKNLVKLLLGRGGDSAGKFSLNNIIVHNGSVRYHDPLTSRAHTLEVSDLVLPAVSSIDYRVAERLPFRFNGKIDGSPVELAGRTAANGVLERRLRLTAEDLHLPDYLEDLWPGVLPNLVQGRADCDLDLRFSFAGDNGLQLAVTGSMEFRGLMFQDDQGREAGRINRGSMTITAAPLRGRYRIERLALAGPELRVTRQKDGTITVGGIIVNKGEESTTRVLLEQALVEDGRLLFKDQAVANGFADTWDRISLRLESSGTGADRAVSVAGSARNSTSARLSLTGKLTPAPGGADLGFVVQDLDLSSLQPYWAAILFAGNRELRVSRGRARVSGQLVLGSDKGGQSVEAPLRPAFKEITATLADLVVSRGRTEVLRVPDLVVSGAEIDPAGQRVSLGTVRGRGGMLFLKRDPRGQWPGSGFWKKRADQGPSREPAWHVSVNHLAMDQAELRVEMVTGSVVSADEISLEYSMDPGASGRGSKKNGQLHGSARVAGNGWLRFSGPLRTDPFTAELVCNLEAAELALLKPLLAPWFQAEFQAGVLRASGTVRFPEMVFSGSAGIRGMKAAAGFGDGERRQEMLRWQDGVAEGVEAGLDPAFLRINRITVDRPWLAWIRTGPGRSSLTGFFVKKAGPFLWKTASPGLRIDDIRLEQGSLVYDDRTMDPELNLTISDLHGGITGLESRPDNRARFSLQALVADQAPLFMDGTVGFFDQSPALSSLVRLDDLDLVPFAANLAARLGWEVRQGRLAMDTRYRLASGRVKADNSLRIRGFELGKQLPGGDPGLPLTVALLTDREGVIRLDLPVAGAVHDPDISLRKSLARMVRNLVVKTVVSPFTLVREIFDNGQPVEQVFFAFGSSRLSGPARRGLRDLARLLGQRPRLNIGIRGLADQRGDREAILALREREAARQRLEAELRISEAITRKYGQEEIGPPGPIALQPEREKTAPTVTDRELKELARQRGLAAGRYLREELGVSADRLLELAPELVPDTAAGRPGNRVCFVPDR
- the recD gene encoding exodeoxyribonuclease V subunit alpha, with amino-acid sequence MSRSRSHPGAQLDPGHFHSGLAGHFAGFINRLATKPGPELELAAALVSIRTAAGHICLDLAAAAGRPLSPSITGADDQQSPATIRCPELSSWREQLLHSGVVGRPGEQTPLILSPQDRLYLHRFWEYEKTVADWILARSRDRLPVDLDKLARDLARLFPESSSPAGIDWRKIAAIVAVTCPFAVVTGGPGTGKTSTVARILALICQQSLPSLPKILLAAPTGKAAARLQEAITRARAAMGNDPEIIAAIPDRAMTIHRLLASRHGIYRSKGDTLSADLVVVDEASMVDLPLMARLVRALPAKGRLILLGDRDQLSSVEPGSILGDICHPAALGSFSTGFRDLVTALTSNRLPENRQDQVVGPLADTMVELRKSFRFREKSGIRRVSSAVRHNDADGLIKALQQHDLADISWQPVPDASEMGRELGRRLDRQGLDFLRCDSPEEAFAALGRFRILCALRHGPYGVLAINALVEKHLARAGLIPRPDDSGNSSPAGPHYCGQPLMITRNDYRTGLFNGDTGILLPDPGNRDRLRAFFQNPDGTIRTLSPGHLPSHETVHAITVHKSQGSEFDRILLILPPAMSPVLTRELLYTALTRAKNAIELWATEEVLRATIASPITRDSGLMDALWEDRGQETGNR